In Anomaloglossus baeobatrachus isolate aAnoBae1 chromosome 2, aAnoBae1.hap1, whole genome shotgun sequence, the DNA window cacaactgacatcaatCCCATtaactattaccccaattgccattgcagcagggcaattgagaagagctaGGTAAAAATTAGATGTAACATTAGATGTGCCATTTCTGAGCCAGTTGCAGGCTACAGTTTTTAGAACTGAGAGGGGCCAAATTATCATGGCCTTTTCCACGCTGATAATACCAACCTCCCTGGTCTGTGTTACCTTGTGCCACCAAAAGTAAAGCGGAGCCCGTGTATTTTTTTatgttcaattatttatttatttttatatttatacagCTGACTGATTGCAACCAATTACAGGAAGCAGCGACTCGACAAAGCGCTATACAGCGCAAAACAGTCTGTCGTCCGCTCCTCGCCCCTgcacccctctctcccccctcactgctcctgtatatgtctgcaaccgcagaataaaaagTTTCGTGTTACTGGCAGAGTGAGCTGCCGCCTTGTTCTTCTACATGCTGGATAATTGTCATCTTATTACCCCCAATTTGCATACTTTAGCAGCCCCTTATCCCTtaatatgaccattttacagccattttccaGCACAGAAATTCATCTGGTTCCAGAAGCcaactttttttttatctctctctttttatgtctttcaggtttccatttgtggacaacTTTTAATTTAGTTGACTACTTCAGGTCTGCATggctttataaaaaaaataaattgatgaACCAGGGCAAAAGTCGAGGAGTGTTATTTAAAATACAATATGTTTGTGTATATTTGAACCCtttcagccccagagcgttttccgtttttgtgtttttgttttttgctcccctgcttccgagagccgtaaccttttaatttttctattttgtgggacgagttgtacttttaaatgaaactataagttttactatatagtctactggaaaacagcaaaaaaattcgaagtgtggaaaaactgcaaaaaaaaagtgtgatcgcagaatagtttttggaatattttattcaccgtgttcactatatggtaaacctaatgtgtcattgtgatgcctgaggtcggtgtgagtttgtagacaccaaacatgtataggtttacttgtatctaaggggttaaaaaacaattcacaagcttgtccaataaaagtggtgtacgttttgtgccattttccgaaacctgtagcgttctcattttttgggatctatggcttagtgatggcttacttttttgcggctcgagctgacatttttaatggtagcattcttgcgcagatgctacattttgatcgcctattattgcattttgcgtaaaacttgcggcgaccaaaaaatgtaatttgggcgtttggaatttttttgccgctatgcaatttaccaatcagattaattgatttcatattttgatagatcgggcatttctgaatgcggcaataccaaatatgtgtatatttttatttttttaaccctttaatttcaatgggtgaaaggggggtgatttgaacttttaggtttctttgttttttttttattttttagaactttttttttactttttggtttttttactagaccccctagggggctatatggatcaacaatgcgatcgttctgcactatctgctgatcacagctacacagctgtaaacagcagatttggtcacttcctgattcattcggctccgggccgagtgaaaccgaaagtgactcataatagctacaggcgtcatcacatgaccctgtgttaccatggtaACCacagaaagtcacgtgatcatgcacgtcacttccggtgggggcagcggtaagtgaaaataatggccgcacgcatatacatctcgctgccagactttggcagcgagatgtaaggagttaaatgttgcgggtggaatgcgattccactcgtaacatgcaggcacacatgtcagttgttgaaaacagctgatatgtgcgcggatcgccgtgaCCTGCCCACGGCAAggggtggggattaacctcacatgatccatgatggatagatccgtcattagtcgtgaaggggttaatatctttATACTATTTGGGTCATTATGGGGGCATCTGAGAGACGTCTCATCAATACTAAcaacagggcttgatgccagctgatactaCACAGCTAATATCAACCCCAAAAatcattactctgattgccactgcaccaggaaaaTTGAGAAGAACAGTGGCATTTCTTGGGtggctgtaggctggtatttttTGGAGAGGCATCTATCCAACACTTTGattactaacccaataagtgtaaagtgaaaaagcACACACAGGAAAAGATAATTAATTTGAATAAAGAATAAAGACTCACCTGTTCCCGCatttaccaatttatttaaaaataatGCACAAAGGTATGATTTAATCCACGTGAAAAATTCTGTCTGGCGCTGACAAGGAGTgcgctatggagcctcattctctgaACAAGGCTCCAAAGGTTGGAGTACCGATTTGGGGGGACATAGTGGGATTAGTACACGATGGATTATGATTACGTTTTGTGGATTTTTATTgttttataaattggtgaatgaggaatagtgtgggagagtctttattcaaataaacaattttgtgtgtgtttttttcccctatacacttactaggttagtaatggagggTGTCTTATAGCTGACCTCTGGGATTAATGCCAGTtaccattacacagctgacatcaactctaaaGGATATTATCCGATTGCAAACTCACCAGGAGAATTGGAAAGAGGTGGGGCGAAgcaccaaaattggcacatctaatgtgatgcaccacttctggggtgcctgtgggCTAGTATTTTTAGTCTTGGAGGGgaaaataaccatgaaccttcatAGCCTAATAATAGCTCCCAAGTATCTGCTTTGCCTTTGCTggtgatcaaaaatagggggactccaagccattttttaaattatttaattattaggttaaaccaggctcaacagaaataaaaagaaagatataacaaaaaaataatgtattatgaaaataaataaacactgcAGCTCTAATGTAGTCCATGGTGTGCGCACAATGTCCCCTGAGACTGTGACGAGCAGTGATGATGTCAGTAATGTTACTGCTCATAACTGTTTTTACCAGGTCACAATGAGGGCAGCTCTTATGTGTTATGAAAAGTGACGTTACTAAGTTACTTACGCCATGGCTTGTGAGACATTTTGGGCCTCAAGTTGCCATTTGTGTGACCCGGCGAGTGCAGTGATGAGCAGTAATGCTACTAATATCATCACAACTTGTCCCTAAATCCTGGTATCATTGAACTCAGCCTCACGAGTGACCTTTGAAGTGTCATTCGCAAAGACTCCATAGGTTGTACTACAGAATCATTGAACGTCGTGGGAAAGCCATGGACTACGTTGGTTCTGCGGGAGTATTTTGTCTTAATAatgaattggtgaacaagggacagcatttttttctttctttttatgtaTTCAGGTTTCCAGGTGTGGACTATGTCAGATTCGGTGGACTACTTTGGATCTGTCATTTCTTAAAGACTCTATGAGAGCAGATTCCTGGGTCCTTATTGGACAAGTGAGTTTGTTACATACTTAGTTTCTACATGATAACTCCCCTGATTATTCCAGCAGGAGGAAACGCATCAAGAGTATAGAAGAAATGACAGGGACATCTAGGCGTTAGGATCAGCTTGGTATTGTCCTTGTTAGGGCGGCAGTCTTGGGGTTAGTCAGGAAGGGATTATTTAGAGGGATCTTGCCAATTTGGCTTTTGATCCTGGACCTTAGACCCATTACAGATGATTCCTTCATTGTTGACCCGACTGAACGGGTGAGACTGCGCCATTACTTATATTTTTCGTAAATATGTTACCACTGTGAATATATATTAGGGGCATCCGGTCACTACCTGGAATCCGAGAGCCTTGGTCAGTAACCATAATGGTGGATTATTGAGGTATATCTTTATACCCTTGTCTGGTCTGTTGGATGCCATTTACCCAGCTGGGATACCCTTTGTTGTATACCAGATGTCGGTACGTGTTCCTATCAAGTATGTACCTTGACACATAGGAGGAGATTCCTGCTGGATGATTTAAGCCTCGCTGCTGTTTAGGGGGCTAGTCATAAACAGTTCCGGTTTTATGTGTACTTTATTTACACTATGCACTTTATTTCAGTTGCGTGGTTTTACGTACTTTTTAATTCGTCATTATTAAAGGTTATAATTTATTTCCTCAAAATATTGGTGCTATTTGTATATATATTTGTTTGAGGGAGTTGAGCGGCTCCAACGTGTCGCACTCCTCATTTGCTTTACTAACTGCCACAACAttccaataaaatgcaataaggggTGACCAAAACATCGAATCTACCACAAATTGGTATTAGtaaacacattacacacacagactgcacaataataagccctcacacagcaccatgtcccagaaataTAAAATGTTACGGTTcttagaaaatggcgacacaagcaaaaacttaaagaagtggttcacctatatttattattggccacaacgatatgttaagaaacaaagtttctctcaaataccttgtgttgtaaaTACTGCCTGTGAGCGGCATTATTGCAGTCTGCTCTTACCCgttgcctgacccccgggctccacgacctcagggatccggtgatgtcatgtcaacttgctGTTCACCTGCCATCACCGTGAGTCACTGGACTGaggagtttcactgctcatcacaacccagcatccctcctgcttgtACGCTTTACAGCAaaggaggagtgagcagggagGTGCTCTACTGTGACACTggactgtgacgagtggtgaaactccgcccacagcccaatcactcaggaagactgaggccGGCTGTggcgatgtcaggtgagcaggaagttgacgtggcatcagcagatccccgaggtcacggagcccgggggtcagccgATGGGTAAGAGCGGTCCGCAATCGcttctctcacaggcactattggcaacataaggtatttgagagaaactttgtttctcaacataatatcgatgtggccaaaaataaatatgggtgaaccacccttttaatgtaTTACaaatttccacatttttttatcatttaagtaaaaaaacaccatacatatttggtatctgcataatcatactgacctggagaatcatattgacaGTTCTGTTTTACCGTATAGTacacatggtaaataaaaacaacCCCAAACAATTGTAAAATCGCACATTTTTGGCAATTTCAATTCCTTTAGAATACTTTTTCTGCTTTCTAGTGCATCACTTGATAAAATAAACAGTGCCATAGAAATGTATAACTTGTCGTGCAAAAAATAAACCCAcatacagttaaagggaacctgtcaccagatttttccctattaaaccaaaaatatcaccttctgcagctcctgtgctgcattctatgaaggtgcaccttgttgtgccttttcagacctccaaaacaactttataaaatattatcttttcgtatgcaaattagtttggttggccagatgggcgggctctatttcgccttctgtcccccctcctactgctgtttgccgtcccccagtcttgatttacatggatgacgatGGCCCAGTTATCCTCCACGCTGATGCcaaagtctcgcgcaggcgcagttagcagaggccactGCAGACCGCTGCCACACCCCAGACCCTTGGGATACtcagttccgggtggtggataatggggatcgccgtcacaggtagccgtgcccggttccgttacctgggggggcgctcgttaacagggttattttatatgtcacttgtgacgccactggcgggttgcggtaataagatgtcccgccactgctgtggttttagggacagatggtatagcagcaagtgtgttcgcaccctccgccagtaggggcttaagtcccatgtaggtgtgcggcgccttgtggtgcaacagtaataaacacgacacagttcttgcagattaactggtaatttactcacaggatgttgcaagtgcagtttggcacggctggtcaaccgactttcctttgtcccagtgctgacgtgagtcccagttgagccctccgtgcacatgcagagctaatggtccccttgcctgaagctgttggtgacctgcggcgctccgctcctttgatTTCCGggtccagtatgacaggcctcgcagtcccttgtggggtaggctacttctctgtgccctctcccgggtcctatatatgaggctgtgtccctgagcctatgggtggtgtggtgccctggaagtcaccacatacggctggatcagcagaccgcttggagctgttgtctactctggggtccagtaccccctcatgCGTAGTGCCTGGGCtctatctaccctcaggctactacctcctagtcgccttttgggggtctcctcacaatcctcacacccctctcactcactggctcctttcaactgtcactccttcaactgtcttttttcctctctcccaactctgcctagcaacagctGTTGCTTcctacaagccacacccctttcccaggctaacagctaagggattggttctcacacctgaccactgttatccctctacatgctgcacccaggtctcagggaatgtgcccctacctgtgtgttaggtgtgggttgtcagcatagggtgttccagaaagccttaggattctgcagatcactggggtagcatatcccagggtgctgcaccaCTATCACagcctgagcagaaactatccctctcatgcgccggtgatgtgttttcacaGGCTCAAGATTATGGGcgacgctgtgcatgacctcaccagcgtcatcctagtacccgcccataatctcatagaatgcagcccaggagctgcagaaggtgatatttgtggtttaatagggaaaaatctggtgacaggttccctttaagtggatggaaagaaaaaagctatagctcttaaAAGACAGAAAGGAAAAAccgaaaaggaaaaaaatgaaaaatagctcTGTAATGAAGGGGTTTACTTCCAGGCAAAACTAGTGTAATTTGCTAATTAAAGTTGTTTTGTAATATATTTATAATGTAACATCTTTCATGTATTCATTTTTTAAATATTCCCATAGACTACTTTTAACGTTATGCAATGTTTTGGTGCTGACTTCTAAAGTGAGAAGCCAGAGAAGGCCATTGCCTAGTTTAGTGCAGCCCGCAGACCTTGCTTGGTTGGTGAAGTGGATAGACAAAATATTCCTAATACTGTGTAAAAGAAAAATTATTATAATGCACTAAATTGCGcaattttttttaaagatggatGTAAACTTTCAACTATTATGTCCCTCGCTTTTTAGGCTGTAACTTTTTGTAATTGTGAATAAAGTTTATGTCTTTGGTTTCAGCATCAACAGAAAACACAATAATGACCCATGCAACTATAATGTAAGGAATTGTAAGTTGCATTCACATGTATGAGATTTAATTAATCTCCAGTGACCTGACATTTTTCAAGCCAGGGGCTTATAAATACAAGGCAGCTTCACCATTTCTACATTCCAACAGCTTCATCTTTACTGAGGTTCATCTACTATATTTCTGTAGATTCTTTTCTCTAGGAATTGAATTTCTCCCATGTTATCAATATTAGATTAAGAATTAAAAATCTTAATTCATATTTACAGGTGTATATGtatttatacagtatattatactatatttTATACTATGCTataaaatactatatatatatatatatttatatttactatatattatatttatgtatgtatatatttattgtcATGTGAAATGCATTTTTTATCCATTTGTTATATTATCATGAAAATCTATAATATATGAATGTTAATATTTCTGGTTTCCTAGGTTGCAAGCATAATTTTTCACATACAATGAACCTTTATCTTCTCTTTAAAGCGATTGGATTTTCCCTGCTTGTGATCATTGGGATTCCAGGAAATATATTTATTCTTTTACAATTTACCTCAATCAAAATCATTGAGAAGAAGCTTCTTCCAACCAACACAATTCTGACCATGTTGGCCACAGCCAATCTTCTAGTTATCTTCTCTCGAATCATTCCACAGGCTCTGAACGCGATAGGTATAGAGAATTTACTAGACGACGTTGAATGTAAACTTGTCATTTTTACTTACAGAGTAGGTAGGGCTATGTCTATTTGTGTCACCAGTATACTAAGCTGCCACCAATGCATTCTGATTGCCCCTTCTACTAAATTGTGGACTTTCCTAAAACAGAAGGTTTCACAAAATGCCTTGACTATCATCATTATTTTCTGTTTTATCAACCTCTCAATGTATTCCTACAGTTTCATTAATGCACACGCCAGGAGAAATATGACATCTTCTTCACCATACACTCTTCACTTGATATACTGTGATTCTGATTTTCAAACCTACACTTCATACATTGTCAATGGAATTTTTTATACTATTCGGGACTTTATGTTTGTGGGACTGATGGTGATTGCAAGCGTTTACATAGTGTACATGTTGATTTGGCATGAGAGAACTGTGAAAGGAATCAGGAGTTCAGACAGAGGTCAAAAAAGATCTGCCGAGTACAAAGCTTCAAGGGCGGTCATTTTATTGGTGGCActttacgtgctactgtttggactaGATAATGCAATGTGGATTTATACATTAACATTGACTAATGCAAGCCCTGACATGAATGACATACGAATTTTTTTAGCATCCTCTTATGCAACCTTAAGCTCCATAGTCATTATTATAACCAACCCCAAGCTTAAACACAGTTTGAAATATTCCTTTAGAAAAAGGTCTATTGCCAAAGAGTCAGGAAATAATGAACTTGTGTTCTCTGTAACTAAGTAGCTCTGGAAACAAAAGTAAACTTTGATATTACAAAAAGTATTCTTTTATTATGTTCTTTTGAGGTGTGGGGAAATCACTGTTGGTAAGTTTTTCAGTTGTTTTTCT includes these proteins:
- the LOC142289223 gene encoding olfactory receptor class A-like protein 1 gives rise to the protein MNLYLLFKAIGFSLLVIIGIPGNIFILLQFTSIKIIEKKLLPTNTILTMLATANLLVIFSRIIPQALNAIGIENLLDDVECKLVIFTYRVGRAMSICVTSILSCHQCILIAPSTKLWTFLKQKVSQNALTIIIIFCFINLSMYSYSFINAHARRNMTSSSPYTLHLIYCDSDFQTYTSYIVNGIFYTIRDFMFVGLMVIASVYIVYMLIWHERTVKGIRSSDRGQKRSAEYKASRAVILLVALYVLLFGLDNAMWIYTLTLTNASPDMNDIRIFLASSYATLSSIVIIITNPKLKHSLKYSFRKRSIAKESGNNELVFSVTK